Genomic window (Staphylococcus debuckii):
TAAACCGTACTCCGCGTTTTCTAAAACTGTTCTTTTAGGAAAAAGACCAAAATTTTGGAACACCATATTTACTTTGGTACGTCTGATTTCCCGCAGTTCACTCTTAGACATCTTTGAAACATCCTCATCATTGATAAAAATACTTCCTGAAGTAGGTTCAATCAAACGATTAATGAGACGTACTAATGTAGATTTCCCGCTACCCGAAAGTCCCATAATTACAAAGATTTCTCCATCTTCAACATCAAAATTTGCATCGTAAACACCTACAGTTGCCCCTGTTTGCTCTAGAATCTCTTGTTTTGACTTGCCCTTTTTAACCATGTCCAGTGCCTTTTGATTATTCTTGCCGAAGACTTTGGTTAAGTTTCTCACCCGAACTTTGCTCAAAATAAACACTCCATTTCAATTTCTATCGCTATAACTGTACTTTAGCAAATTAAATTTAAAAAACAACCTTATTATTAAATAGAAAAAGGCAAATTAAAAACATTCTTTTGAGTTTTTAAAAATTAGAAAGAATTAATATACTAATCTTAGTAAAATGTCTTGTAACGTTCACAAATAATTTTTAAACTTTTAGGGTTGCTAAATTTAGAAGTTTAATAGATATCTATCTAAATTGTGGTTACATCATCCCTAAGAGTTTCATCTAAATAGATCCTAATCCAATCCAAATTATAAAGTAGATAATTCCAAGCGCGAAGTTCATTGTCCACCAGTGTTTTTGAGTGACATACCCCGACGCGTATAGAATAGGAGCGGGTCCGCTGCTGTAATGTGTAGTAGAGGCGAGTAAGTTCCCAAAGAAACCTAACATGAGTGCACTTAATAAAGGCGGTGCTCCTGAAGCTTTATTTCCTTGATTTTTATTTTGTAAAGTATATAAATGTTTAAATGATTGATTGCAATATACAACTTTATATTTGTATACTATTATTAACAAATTGTGAGGAGGAACGTATGAATCAATCGCAAAATCAAGTTGTTAAAAGTTACACATTGATGACAGAGAGATAAGAAATAATAAGTAAGGAGCAATTGTATGGGTACTGTAGGAATGTTAAGAACAAACACTAAACCACAGATTTTAGCAAGAACGGTTGCATATATTTGTATGCATTACGGCATTAAATTTTTTTATTTTAGTCCTTCTGATGTGGATTTAATAAATAAAAAGATTAATGGGCAATTCTTTGAAAAAGGGAAATGGGTTAGAAAAATTGTAGATTATCCAGATGTTGTAGATAATGAACCAATGAAAATGAAAAATAAAAAAATATACAATAATTTAAAAGAGACGTCGATATTTACAACTAATCCTTTAGGCGGAAAAAATAAAGTTTTTAGAATGTTGAAAGAGAGCCAACTATTTGAAGATGTATTAATACCGTATATTTTAGTAAGAAATCCAGATGATGTTTTAAGTTTTTTAAATCGTTATAATAAAATTTTATTGAAACCAGTTTTCAGTAATCAAGGAAGAAATATCATTGTAATTGAGAAGGCGGGAAATTCGTTTAAATTACTAGACGATAGAATCTCTAAGAGTTTAACATATAATGAATTAATAGAACTCTTAAACCAAAAATACATGAATCCTACTTATATTTGCCAACCTTTTATTAATTCTAAAACAATAGAAGGTAGTCCATTTGATATTCGTTTGCATGTAAGAAAAAATTCAGAAGGACGATGGGAAAAGGTGAAAATCTATCCAAGGATTGGAATGGGTAAAAATATAACTTCTAACATAAGCCAAGGCGGAGGTATCTCTCCAATTGTTCCATTTTTACAACATAATTTTGGAAATGAGTGGAAAAAGATTAAGAATAAATTAGAATTATTATGTCGTAGTTTCCCTACTCGATTTGAAAGTTTATATGATTATGACTTAGATGCTTTAGGTATTGATTTTGGCATAGATCAAAAAGGTAATATCGGTTTATTCGAAGTGAACACTTATCCAGGACAACAATTCTTTTATGCAGAAGACGCTGAAGTTAGGGTAGATTACTATAGATATTTATTGAATCAAAAATCAGTGGTGCATTAAAATAATAAAAAAGCTACACCCTTAATGTTAGTGTTTCTAAGCTTTACTTTGGGATGTAGCTTTTTTCGTTTGCGAATAATCATTTTTGTATAAAATTGAGAGGTACTACTATAGGCGGCCTGTAAATAAAAGCCGCTATAAATAAGTTTCTCATAACGTTTATAACCTAAATCAGTAAAATAGCAATATCTATATTTTTAAACGTAATTACATCTTTCTTTTTAAATTTATATGAAATAGTATTTCCGTTAACAGTTTCAATATTTGTTTTGGTAGCATATATAGAGGCATAAGCGCGAAATAATCTAAATAATAGCCCCTGGTTCTTCTGGTAATACTTGTCCACCGTCAATAATCAATGCCTGTCCTGTGATGAATTTAGCTTCTTTAGAGGCGAAGAATGCAACGGCATAGCCGATATCTTCAGGTTCTCCTAATTCATGAGTAGGGATAATTTTTCTTGTACCTTCTAAGTAGTCTTCACCCTGTGCTTTAAGCCCTTCAGTTAACACATTACCAGGCTGCACAGCATTTATAGTAATTCCGTATTTTGCATATTCTAAAGCTGCACTGCGCACAAAACCAAGTTGTCCAGCTTTTGAAGCACCATAGTGAGCCCATCCAGGATAACCTGTGTTTGGTCCTGTAACAGAAGAAGTCACAATTATACGGCCGTATTTTTGTTTTTTCATTATTTTCAAGACAGCTTGTGTAACAAAGAACATGCCTTTTAAGTTGATATTCTGTACAAAATCCCAATCGTCTTCTGATAATTCTTCAATACTGATTTGAGGATAAACACCTGTATTAGATGCTAATATATCAATCTTTCCAAATTGGGTTGCTATTTGGTCTACTGCTTCATCAATCTGTGATTTGTCTGTGATATCTAATTTTACAAAAGTACCATTTAATTCTTTAGCTGTTTTTTCTCCATTTTCTTTATCAATATCTCCAATAACGACCTTTGCCCCTGCTTCTGATAAAGCTTTTGAAATTCCTTTTCCAATACCATTTGCGCCACCAGTTACTAAGGCTACTTGATTTTCTAAATTAAACATAAATATTCACCCCATATTATATCTATTTAGTATTATCTTCCCTTAGTTATATACAAATAACTCGTTTCTATTAAAAGTCATAGTTTATACAAACACATTAGATGGAAAATAATATTAAGAGGTGAATCCATGAAATATTATCTTGTTACTTTTATACACACGGATTTAGAAGGATGGAAAAAATATGTGAATGCACATATACAGTACTTAGAAAAATTAATTTCAGAACAGAAATTAGTGGTTTCTGGACCCTTGCAGGATGCTGAGAAGGGGAAGAAGGAAGCGGTACTCATATTTCACGTTAAAAATAAACAAGAACTCATGACTTTATTAGAAAACGATCCTTATTGGTACGAAGGTTTGGTTGCTGATTACACTATACGTGAATGGAACCCGATGTTTGGTTCTTTACAAAAGCCTAAACATAAATTGTTAGTTAAATTAAGTAAGTTGTTGAATCGAAAGTAGTAATTGTTTTAAAAACTATATTAAATCTAGAAGGAGCATATCCAAAGAAGAATATGCTCTTTTATTTATTAGTTTAGTGTTACTTTTTGTTTATCAATCACTTCATCCATAGTTCCATTGTAAATAGTGACTGTTCCATCTTGATCTACTATGAAAGTATATGCTCCTACGCCAGACTTATTATTAGCCGCGATTTTCCATATACCATCGCCTTGTTCGTTAAAGGTAGGCTGTTGAAATTTAATCAAGGAAGCATCTCCGCCTTCAGTTTGGTTAACCGCTGCAATTACATAATCAAAGACATTATCTCTATTTATTCTAAAATGGGCGAGTTCAGATTTATTTACTGTTCTATGAGTACCGCCAGCACTTACTTCAACAGTTTCACTGCCATCATTTGCTTGTTGTTGAGTGTTATCTTGATTTTCTTCTGTATTGTTTTCAGTTTCAGAGGCTTTTGCAGTAGGTTCAGCTGGATTACTAAAACCGCTGCCCTCATTGTCGTTATCATTAGACTTATCTTTTTGTTGTGCATTTAATTTATCTTTTTCTAATTCTACTTCTTGATATTTGTTATATCCGAAAAATCCGACAGAAGCTAAAATGCCTAAAAGAGCTATAGTAGTTATAATAATTAATAGTTTTTTCATAAATTTATCCTTTTCTATTATCCTTTTTTAACGTGTAG
Coding sequences:
- a CDS encoding YheC/YheD family protein, translating into MGTVGMLRTNTKPQILARTVAYICMHYGIKFFYFSPSDVDLINKKINGQFFEKGKWVRKIVDYPDVVDNEPMKMKNKKIYNNLKETSIFTTNPLGGKNKVFRMLKESQLFEDVLIPYILVRNPDDVLSFLNRYNKILLKPVFSNQGRNIIVIEKAGNSFKLLDDRISKSLTYNELIELLNQKYMNPTYICQPFINSKTIEGSPFDIRLHVRKNSEGRWEKVKIYPRIGMGKNITSNISQGGGISPIVPFLQHNFGNEWKKIKNKLELLCRSFPTRFESLYDYDLDALGIDFGIDQKGNIGLFEVNTYPGQQFFYAEDAEVRVDYYRYLLNQKSVVH
- the fabG gene encoding 3-oxoacyl-ACP reductase FabG, with protein sequence MFNLENQVALVTGGANGIGKGISKALSEAGAKVVIGDIDKENGEKTAKELNGTFVKLDITDKSQIDEAVDQIATQFGKIDILASNTGVYPQISIEELSEDDWDFVQNINLKGMFFVTQAVLKIMKKQKYGRIIVTSSVTGPNTGYPGWAHYGASKAGQLGFVRSAALEYAKYGITINAVQPGNVLTEGLKAQGEDYLEGTRKIIPTHELGEPEDIGYAVAFFASKEAKFITGQALIIDGGQVLPEEPGAII
- a CDS encoding YciI family protein, coding for MKYYLVTFIHTDLEGWKKYVNAHIQYLEKLISEQKLVVSGPLQDAEKGKKEAVLIFHVKNKQELMTLLENDPYWYEGLVADYTIREWNPMFGSLQKPKHKLLVKLSKLLNRK